Proteins encoded together in one Gadus chalcogrammus isolate NIFS_2021 chromosome 18, NIFS_Gcha_1.0, whole genome shotgun sequence window:
- the LOC130371776 gene encoding glucagon-like peptide 2 receptor translates to MLVSDGVEGSVLEGLVAKRTQYSENCIKTLETIPKTGICNGSFDMFVCWPHSPAGKVSVPCPSYLPWINNDSSRSVHRECLEDGSWRRKENSSDLWRDQSECQETNPYKEEADMVPLHSALRVVSLVGYSLSLCSLSLATLLMALFRKLHCTRNYIHMNLFGSFILRALSVILKELLLHILYNRTFTDDAGWNSYYNSATAVMCRVARVAMEYFVACNYFWLLVEAIFLHTLLFTAVLTKRRLLKRYMFLGWVTPVLFVTPWTAIKIQYENRGCWGENKNPGFWWIIQGPITLAILIIFLIFIKILMLLLSKLKADQGKFTDYRYSLLRATLILFALLGIHEVVFTVLYAECLDGNALYARNFINLTLCSFQGFVVAVLYCFANGEVQAELKKRWQLFLFTNRFQFRSCLRAMPLKHLWKCSRGRGPHHSQQQSESCDEGGGASTSTTTSSINPHLLQVAVHGGCGSPSSLEGEVKGQRAHRLSCKRPSSSDVEMTQGETLEEIMEEEVSF, encoded by the exons ATGTTAGTCAGTGATGGc GTGGAGGGTTCTGTACTGGAGGGTTTGGTTGCCAAACGGACTCAATATTCCGAAAACTGCATCAAAACTCTCGAAACGATTCCAAAAACTG GAATCTGCAACGGCAGCTttgacatgtttgtgtgttggccCCATTCTCCAGCCGGGAAGGTTTCTGTCCCGTGTCCCTCTTACCTACCGTGGATCAATAATG ACAGCTCCAGGAGTGTGCACCGGGAGTGTCTGGAGGACGGGAGCTGGCGTCGGAAGGAGAACTCCTCGGACCTCTGGAGGGACCAGTCCGAGTGCCAGGAGACAAACCCTTACaaagaggag gCAGATATGGTGCCCCTTCATAGTGCCCTCAGAGTGGTGTCCCTTGTGGgctactccctctccctctgctccctctccctggcTACCCTCCTCATGGCCTTGTTCAG GAAGCTGCACTGCACCAGGAACTACATCCACATGAACCTGTTTGGCTCCTTCATCCTGAGAGCCCTGTCCGTCATCCTGAAGGAGCTGCTCTTGCACATCCTGTACAACAGGACGTTCACCGACGACGCAGGCTGGAATTCCTACTACAACTCTGCG ACGGCGGTGATGTGCAGGGTGGCCCGGGTGGCCATGGAGTACTTTGTGGCGTGCAACTACTTCTGGCTGCTGGTGGAGGCCATCTTCCTTCACACGCTCCTCTTCACCGCCGTCCTCACCAAGAGACGCCTGCTGAAGAGATACATGTTCCTGGGATGGG TGACTCCAGTGTTGTTCGTGACGCCATGGACCGCGATCAAGATTCAGTACGAGAACAGAGG ATGCTGGGGTGAAAATAAGAATCCAGGGTTCTGGTGGATTATCCAGGGCCCGATTACACTAGCTATACTG aTCATTTTCTTGATCTTCATCAAGATCCTGATGCTGCTCCTGTCCAAGCTTAAAGCAGATCAGGGGAAGTTCACAGACTACAGATACAG CTTGCTGCGCGCTACGCTGATCCTGTTTGCTCTGCTGGGCATCCACGAGGTGGTGTTCACCGTGCTGTATGCTGAGTGCTTGGATGGGAACGCTCTCTACGCTAGGAACTTCATCAATCTCACGCTCTGCTCCTTCCAG GGGTTTGTGGTTGCTGTGTTGTACTGCTTCGCCAATGGAGAG gtccAAGCAGAGCTGAAGAAACGCTGGCAGCTTTTCCTCTTCACCAACCGCTTCCAGTTCAGGAGCTGCCTCCGGGCCATGCCCCTCAAGCACCTGTGGAAGTGCTCCAGGGGGCGCGGCCCGCACCACTCCCAGCAGCAGAGCGAATCGTGCgacgaggggggcggggcttccacctccaccaccacctcgtccATAAACCCCCACCTGCTGCAGGTGGCCGTCCACGGCGGCTGCGGGTCCCCCTCGTCCTTAGAGGGCGAGGTCAAAGGGCAGAGGGCGCACAGGTTAAGCTGCAAGAGGCCGTCCAGCAGCGACGTAGAGATGACCCAGGGAGAGACACTGGAGGAGattatggaggaggaggtgtcgtTCTGA
- the pts gene encoding 6-pyruvoyl tetrahydrobiopterin synthase, which translates to MANTNAEHQTGERIAYLTRVQCFSASHRLHSLGLSDDENQRIFGKCNNPNGHGHNYRAEVTVRGKINKVTGMVINLTDLKECIEEVIMVPLDHKNLDKDVPYFANVVSTTENVAAYIWDGLVKILPVGEMYEVKIYETDKNIVVYRGE; encoded by the exons ATGGCCAACACGAATGCCGAACACCAAACGGGAGAACGCATCGCGTATCTGACGCGAGTTCAGTGCTTCAGCGCTTCTCATCGATTGCACAG TTTGGGATTGAGTGACGATGAAAACCAAAGAATCTTTGGAAAATGCAACAATCCCAATGGACATGGACACAACTACAGAG CTGAAGTTACTGTACGAGGAAAG ATCAACAAAGTAACTGGTATGGTTATTAACCTGACAGACCTCAAAGAGTGTATTGAG GAAGTGATCATGGTTCCCCTGGACCACAAAAACCTGGACAAGGATGTCCCGTACTTTGCCAACGTGGTCAG CACAACTGAGAATGTGGCGGCTTACATTTGGGACGGCTTGGTGAAGATCCTGCCGGTCGGAGAAATGTACGAGGTCAAGATCTACGAGACGGACAAAAACATTGTGGTGTATAGAGGGGAGTAA